In a genomic window of Virgibacillus sp. SK37:
- the dapA gene encoding 4-hydroxy-tetrahydrodipicolinate synthase codes for MNFGQVLTAMVTPFTPQGEIDFEATRKLVNHLIANGSDGLVVAGTTGESPTLTNEEKIRLFSFVSEVVDGRVSVIAGTGSNNTYGSIELTKQAEATGVDAIMLVSPYYNKPSQEGLYQHFKAIAENTSLPVMLYNIPGRSVVNMSVETIVRLSDIDNIVSVKEASGDLDAVSEIIKRTADSFTVYSGDDGMTLPVMSVGGNGVVSVASHILGNEMQDMVQAFTQGNVKGAAEMHRELLPMMKALFAAPSPSPVKEALSMLGILQEKHVRLPMIPLNQEERVALHHVLQPLLVKNNDVIGY; via the coding sequence ATGAATTTTGGTCAGGTATTGACTGCAATGGTAACCCCATTCACTCCTCAGGGAGAAATTGATTTTGAAGCTACACGAAAGCTGGTCAATCATTTAATTGCAAATGGTTCAGATGGATTAGTAGTAGCAGGCACTACAGGTGAGTCGCCAACGTTAACTAATGAGGAGAAAATACGCTTGTTTTCATTCGTTAGTGAGGTTGTGGACGGGAGAGTGTCAGTAATTGCAGGTACAGGCTCAAATAATACCTATGGCTCTATTGAGCTTACGAAACAAGCAGAGGCAACTGGTGTGGATGCCATCATGCTAGTAAGTCCATATTACAATAAACCGTCACAAGAAGGACTTTATCAGCATTTTAAAGCAATTGCTGAAAATACTTCCTTGCCGGTAATGCTTTATAATATACCAGGTCGAAGCGTTGTCAACATGTCTGTTGAAACAATCGTCCGGCTTTCGGATATAGATAATATTGTTTCAGTAAAAGAAGCGAGTGGTGACTTGGATGCTGTGTCAGAAATAATCAAGCGCACAGCCGATTCCTTTACCGTTTACAGTGGAGACGATGGGATGACACTTCCTGTCATGTCTGTAGGAGGCAATGGCGTTGTTTCCGTTGCATCCCATATTCTAGGGAATGAAATGCAAGATATGGTCCAGGCTTTTACACAAGGTAATGTTAAAGGAGCGGCAGAAATGCATCGTGAGCTTCTTCCAATGATGAAGGCTTTATTTGCTGCACCAAGCCCCTCTCCAGTGAAGGAAGCATTAAGCATGCTTGGCATTCTCCAAGAAAAACATGTACGCTTACCGATGATTCCTTTAAACCAGGAAGAAAGAGTAGCTCTTCACCACGTGCTACAGCCTTTATTAGTTAAAAATAATGATGTAATTGGATATTAA